The Nitrospirota bacterium genome has a window encoding:
- a CDS encoding ABC transporter ATP-binding protein has product MSLIDARGISKTYTFGELQVRALCPTTLTIEEGEFIAVMGPSGSGKSTLMNILGCLDKPTTGNYLLSGVDVGGLSRDERAEIRNRKIGFVFQGFNLLSRTAAIENVELPLLYKGVSAEERRQKAMAALRKVGLEGREHHHPNQLSGGQQQRVAIARALVNNAPIIFADEPTGNLDTKTSAEIMDLFVQLNTEANITVMLVTHESDIAAYSKRIIRFLDGCIVSDEVRK; this is encoded by the coding sequence ATGAGCCTGATCGACGCTCGGGGCATCAGCAAAACATACACCTTCGGCGAGCTTCAGGTGAGGGCGCTCTGTCCCACGACCCTGACTATCGAAGAGGGTGAGTTCATTGCGGTCATGGGGCCGTCCGGATCAGGCAAGTCAACGCTTATGAATATCCTCGGCTGCCTTGACAAGCCGACAACCGGGAACTACCTGCTGAGCGGGGTTGATGTGGGCGGGTTGAGCAGGGACGAGCGCGCTGAGATCAGGAACAGGAAGATCGGGTTTGTATTTCAGGGGTTCAATCTGCTTTCGAGGACAGCAGCAATAGAAAATGTTGAACTGCCGCTTCTGTATAAGGGCGTTTCTGCTGAAGAGCGGAGGCAAAAGGCCATGGCAGCGCTCAGAAAGGTCGGGCTTGAGGGCAGGGAGCACCACCACCCCAATCAGCTTTCAGGCGGCCAGCAGCAGCGTGTTGCGATTGCACGGGCCCTGGTGAACAATGCTCCTATCATCTTTGCTGACGAACCGACCGGAAACCTTGATACGAAGACGAGTGCGGAGATCATGGACCTTTTTGTGCAGCTGAACACCGAGGCCAATATTACGGTCATGCTGGTGACGCATGAGTCTGATATTGCTGCGTACAGCAAGCGCATTATCCGCTTCCTTGACGGCTGCATTGTGAGCGATGAGGTAAGAAAATGA
- a CDS encoding efflux RND transporter periplasmic adaptor subunit, with the protein MKKITCAPGGIAVIVVIALLAAAGFFWRSNKGNDVKFRTEKVVRGDITSTVTASGTVNAVTTVLVGTQVSGTVKEIFVDFNSAVKKNQIIAQIDPATFEAQVEQARAGLLLAKANLERSEASLADAQRSMNRSKELFLKNLIARSDLDSAETNFLTARAQVTASKAQVAQAEATLKTAETNMRYTRIISPVDGTVVSRNVDVGQTVAASFQTPTLFTIAQDLTKMQIDTNVDEADIGRIKTDMDVDFTVDAYPETTFKGKVFQVRNAPISVQNVVTYDVVIKLSNPDLKLKPGMTANVSIITSTHGNVLKLPKAALRFSPGTPDKTKAGKQQRGPGVWVVENKSPKRIGVTIGISDGMHSELLSDDLKEGQEVIVESFGKANEKPAAAAPKMF; encoded by the coding sequence ATGAAGAAGATTACTTGTGCCCCGGGGGGTATTGCTGTCATTGTTGTTATCGCTTTGCTGGCAGCTGCCGGATTCTTTTGGCGCAGCAACAAGGGAAACGACGTAAAATTCCGGACAGAAAAAGTTGTAAGGGGTGACATAACCTCCACGGTGACAGCATCCGGCACGGTCAATGCGGTCACCACAGTGCTGGTCGGCACACAGGTCTCCGGCACCGTAAAAGAGATCTTTGTTGACTTCAATTCCGCAGTAAAGAAAAACCAGATCATAGCACAGATAGACCCTGCAACCTTCGAGGCCCAGGTGGAACAGGCACGGGCAGGGCTGTTGCTGGCAAAGGCTAACCTCGAAAGATCAGAGGCCTCACTTGCGGACGCGCAGAGATCCATGAACAGGTCAAAAGAGCTTTTTTTGAAAAACCTTATCGCCAGAAGCGACCTCGATTCTGCAGAGACGAACTTTCTCACTGCCCGGGCGCAGGTGACTGCCTCAAAGGCTCAGGTCGCACAGGCAGAGGCAACGCTCAAGACAGCGGAGACGAATATGCGGTATACGAGGATCATCTCCCCTGTTGACGGCACTGTTGTTTCGCGGAATGTGGATGTAGGCCAGACGGTTGCCGCAAGTTTCCAGACACCCACGCTCTTTACCATAGCCCAGGACCTCACCAAGATGCAGATCGACACGAATGTTGACGAGGCGGACATAGGCAGGATCAAGACAGACATGGATGTTGATTTTACGGTTGATGCATACCCTGAGACCACGTTCAAAGGCAAGGTCTTTCAGGTGCGGAACGCGCCGATATCTGTCCAGAATGTCGTTACCTATGATGTTGTGATCAAGTTGTCCAATCCTGATCTCAAGCTCAAGCCCGGGATGACCGCTAATGTTTCGATCATCACCTCTACACATGGCAATGTGCTGAAGCTGCCAAAGGCAGCGCTGCGCTTCAGTCCCGGCACGCCGGATAAGACGAAGGCCGGCAAGCAGCAAAGAGGGCCGGGCGTCTGGGTGGTCGAGAATAAATCGCCAAAGCGTATTGGGGTCACCATAGGGATCAGCGACGGCATGCACAGCGAACTTCTGTCCGATGACCTTAAGGAAGGCCAGGAAGTGATCGTCGAATCTTTCGGCAAGGCCAATGAAAAGCCGGCTGCCGCTGCCCCGAAAATGTTCTGA